The genomic DNA TATTGTATTTCTTGCCTAACTTTACAAACATGCCTTTTGCATAGTCAGACATGTCGTCGTCAAAGACTTTTCTACGGTATTTAACAACGAATACAAGGTTGTAGTACATCAGAAATACTGAATGATTATTACTATCTAATTCCATCCAAATATCACCCTTTCTTTTGTATAAGACTGATGATACCATAGCACAAAAAAGAAACAACTTTTGGGCTGACGCCTAACCGACATTCATCTCCCACTTACTCATTGGAAAGTTCTACACATTCCTTGAAGTGGGAGTCTTCTGTCAGAAAACGATAAAAATAGCGCTTATCCATGAAAAAGAGTGCCGACGTAGTCTAGATAAACTAACTTCGTCTGCACTCTTCATAGGCTATTAAAAT from Litoribacterium kuwaitense includes the following:
- a CDS encoding transposase, with the translated sequence MELDSNNHSVFLMYYNLVFVVKYRRKVFDDDMSDYAKGMFVKLGKKYN